Genomic segment of Oryza brachyantha unplaced genomic scaffold, ObraRS2 ChrUN-Ctg77, whole genome shotgun sequence:
taaatcaatggacAAGATTAATTCtattggtagtattatactacaagtatAATATACGCCGAAGCGTTGCCCGAAAAATATAGGTACCATGCATATAGCATATGcaacaaaccaaataaaatatctCATCGACTGTATCTCTCGTTCAAGCTACCAAACACTTGGCTAAACAGatacaaacaaacaatcaaactGTTGTATGTGTTATGTGTACCCCATAGCTATGCCACAATCATCCTCTACGGGAGAGACGGGCAAGGTAGGGCGATGGATGGGATTGAAGTTGGATAGGGTTCATCCTGCTCCATCTGGGCTCCAAGTCCTATCATCCTGCAATCATGCTCTGCCTTCTTGACTTTCGCTGCGTCTTGTACAAAATCTTTTACAGGACTACAAATGATTTACCACCTTCTCCGGGTCCTCTGCTGTTGCATTGAACTCCCAAGTTTGATGCACATAGAAGATGTTTCATAAGAAACTTTGTTCCAAACAATGTAATTAGCAACTGATTATATACCAATTGTCCCCGCAAAGAAAAAGATTATATACCAACTGTAACAttagagaaaagataaaagattttttctcttcatacAGGACTAATATGATACTGCACAGAATCACAAGAATATTCGGTCAATTACTAATACCAATCAATTCTTACAATCTCCAACAGGCACTGAAACCAAGTCATCTATCTGTGCCTTGAACTGTTTGTGTGATTCATCACATTACTACACAATCAATAAATTCAAACTTCTCTGAAAAATTGAGCGAGCAGAACAAAAATCTTGAGCCTTCTGACATATCTACAGAAGAAGCGCATAAGATTCAAGCTATCCATGAGAATAAAGGTAGCTTCCACTGGGTTCTTGGCTTTGCCTTTACACCGTAGTAGCAGGGAACACCTCTGACAGAGTACTGATTATGCTCTCCACCTGGAACATTGTCTGCATCGGCATTCTATCTGATGACAGCTGACGCAACCGCTCCTTGAAATCCTCCATGTTCTTCAGCACCTTCATCTTACCCACATCCCTCTCAACAATGTCGTAGACCAAGGAAATTGCTGAGTGGATGCCCTTAGAGGTCACCGGCCCAAATGCATGATCAGCCATGATGATATTCACCAATTGCAAAGCCTGATTACAGATTTTCTTGAAGACATAAGGGGATCTCGGGACACAATCAAGCAGACGCAGGATCTCATCAGTGAACAAGTGGCATTTCAGCAGCATCTCAGGCACATTATAAACTTGGGCTGATAGCTTGCTTTCATAGTCTGTGCAGAGTGCAAGGATCGCAGTGGCAGCCTCCGTTATCACTACAGTATCCTTCATCTTGAGCATATCTCGAAGCATTTTCATTCCACCAGTATCAAGCATTCTTTTCCTGAACACGCAAAATTCTGACAGGATAGCAACAACAGAAGCTACCTTTGCCAGGGATGATGCTGGCCTACCAAGACTGTATGCCTTCTGAGCGATTATCTTTAGAGCACCTGGTAATTCACTCCGTCCAGCTAGGATCTCCCTGTTTTGCCTGTGCAATGTCAGATTAAGGATTACTGTGAGCCTCGCTTCCTCAAGATCTCGTGTCCAACTCGATTTATATTTCTTCCTAAGATTTATCAGCACTGGGATCAGGTCCGGAAATTTGGCAAGGCAAGGTTGCACTCCTTTGGTGGTTTTGGACAGTTCCTGGATCTGATTCAGAGCCTCTATTTGTGATGCATAATTTCCTGAGAACTTCTCCAGGATGCGTTCAATGTGTTTCTCTGTAGAGTCCATTGGAACGGAGCCTTCATCAGGGGTGATAGGTGGAGAAAGATCCCAGTGGTCAAGGCACCATGCAGAAATCATGTCGTGGAGAAGATGGTTTGGAATAGAGAGAGTGTGAGGCGAGGAGTGATCAGTAATTGTGTTTGTCCGTGGACTGTGCTGTTTTTGGTAGTTGTGGTATGATTGATCAACAGACTGCAACCAAACGATCAAAATATGGTTACTGGGTTAATCTAAATGATGGTGGATTCCCATAACATAATCACAATAGTTAACTTCAGAAAAACAGCACATGCTGATTTATAGTTTGTACCAatcaacatataaaataatacaaggctaaattacaaaatactcgTAATTTTGTACAGAGTAATATAGAAGCTACACTTGAACGCTATTTGATGAATATAAGATATGGCATTAAGACAAAGGGAAAAGGTGAAAAAGGGCACAGCATAAattgaaatgaaataaaagaagggaaaaattCTTGATTTGTCCTGTGTTCTACCCTTGAGGATCACAATCCATTCTAGTCATATCATAAGATGGACTTACGGCTCATCACACAGACCTAAGCTGCAAGGAAAATTCAAACTACTATGCAGAGGAAGTGGATGCTAATTTTAACAGAACCAGTAGAAGGTTAACTTTAGCATTTATTTGCAGCAgtcaatatttttgtatacTTTGAAAGATCAGAAAAGTATATCGGATGATGCaactcaagaaaaatctaTAAGATGATGCCTTTTACATTTTAGTGTTTGGCAAGTGTTATGGCTCATCACTGATTTGTATACTAATAACAATATTTAAACAAGGACTCAAGTTACTGCCATCCAGTGCATCAACTGTACTAGTACAAGCAATCAATGTTTGGTCAATTCATGATCCATCATTTGCTGGTTTCTAACAAACTTACCTTTTCAGAAAAAacattagctataaaaaaaacaaaactgaaaacacCTAGCAGATAATTATACAGAAAACCATTTGGGTAAGAACAGAAAAGGGGTGAACTTGTCACTTACATATCCAGAAGCCAAGATAACAGGATCACTCATTATTCGTGCTTGAAGCACCTCATCCTAGGAACACAAAATTGTAGGATTAGTAAGGTGGGTAAGAGTTGGATCAAAGATTTTAATTTCATGCGACTATCGTCCATGATGAAGAAGCAGAAATGGGTCGATcgatttgattgaatgcaacaGCCACGCGAGTTGCCATTGAACTTGCACATACAACTGAACTCAAGAACATGCAAGGAAATTCACTCAGATACTAACAATGCTCAACTCAAGTAAAGGGGATTTTTCATTAGTCATAAATAGCACGAAACTTTTTCCACTGGTGATCACGATGCAGAACTGTGTTGAAGGCAGCCACGCTACACAACACACCACGGGGAAAGAATCAATCAGCAGGCAGTACTTGcacagaaacaaacaaaatgcatgcaaaaaagaaatgcaATTGATTTCCTTGGAAAATTTCTCATCCTACTAATAGAAGGAACAATAAACAGGAAACAGAACAATGAAACAGGTCCAAACCCCATATAAGACAAGAACATGAACAGGGTTGGAAGCCTCGatcaagattttctttttcaacaaaaaagaTCCCAACAATTCAGAGACTTACATCATCAACAGGAATAGGCCATCTCGTAGCGAACTCGTAAGGCAGCTCCGGGGGCTTCGCTTTACGGTACGTGAGGTCCATGAGGCCGGTCATGGCCTGCTCCatcaccgccgacgccgccgccgtcgcctcgccaTCTTCGGCGGAAGCATCGTCTTGGAACTTGGCCAATGCCGTCCGCATCATCGCGACGTAGTCAGACCTCGTAGGGCCCTTCGCAGGGTGCTGCTTCGACCTGGCTTCATCGGCGGCTGCAGTTCTTGATGGGCCATTGTCCCTGGGCGACGAGCTCGACGTTCCGGCAGCACGAGCGGCCGGCGGGTCATGGAGCGAGCTCCATGGCGTCGtccggggagaggtgggcgcGGAACTCCACAATCTTGGCGGCAATGGCAGCGGTGAGGAGGACGGCGAACCCAACAAGCCACTGTAGCCGCGTTGCAAGTGACGCCTGGACTCCATCCTCTCCGCTAGCTCTTCAGGCTCCatggcggcgtcgacggcggtgCCCTCCCATCCGTGGTGGAAGAATTCCTCGCTTCGCAGAGCCGGCGGGCAGAGGGGTTCTTGGTTTCTTGcaacgtcggcggcggcggcttgattGGAGGAGCAGGTGGAGGAGTTGGAGTTGGAGCTCCCCACGCTGAAGCGTCCCGCTTCACGCCTGACCTTGATCTTCTCCCTTATCTCCATGTCGAGGCGAAGCCGGTCTGCCATGGTCGGGGCCTCCGAGCTGAGCCCGTACGTACGCGTGCGGACGGAGGAGTTCTTGGTTTCTTGCCGTGCCTTGTCGTTTTTGATtttgggaggaaaaaaaaaggtggatTTTCACAGGTGTTTGGGTACCTTGGGACCTTGTATTTATATAGCCTTTGGTTGAAGACTTGATGAGTTCATGGGCCAGAACAAGGCTTGCTTGCTAGTTGCTTGCTGTGCAGATATGGGCCAGAACAAGCCTCGatcaagattttctttttattcataaattattttttgtttataaatatagcatTCGTCTTTTCTCGTAAAACACTCGCCCCGATCAATCCAATGACATAGAAGTGGTGAGGGCTTATAAATCTCGCAACAATGTAGTACTAAACACATATGatgcatatattaatattaatctgTGGAGAGAAACATCTCCTTGACCAACTTTTCCAAGTTGACCCATGAACTACCACCAGGTGCtaccgccatggccgccttcTCCTTCCACTCCATGGCGCGCCGCCTCATCTCCTTCCCACGATCTTCTCCCATCACCTCCCTCACCATCCTCGCCACCGCTTCCCGCTCTATGCTCTCGCCGACCTCCGCGCCGATGCGCCACTCCGTGCGAGCGTACCGGCAGTTCGTCTCCTGGTCCGCGCCGAGCGGGTAGCACAGCATCGGCACGCCGTTGCAGATGCCGTCGAGCATGGAGTTCCACCCGCAGTGCGTCAGGAACGCCCCGATGGCGTCGTGCTGGAGCACCGCCTCCTGGGGGCACCACCTCGTCAGGTAGCACCGGCCCTTGGCGGCCGCCTCCGCGAACTCCGGCGGGAACATGTCggctgggtcgccgccgccgccgttcttgGCTTGGTCGTCTCGAATCACCCAGAGAAACTGGTGGCCGCTTGCGGCGAGGCCCCACGCGAGCTCCACTAGCTGCTCCCTCGTCACGACGACGATGCTGCCGAAGTTGACGTACAGGACGGAGCGAGGCGGCTTGCCCCGGAGCCACTCGAGGCAGCGGCTGTCCTCCGGCCAGAGGCTCGCCCCCAGCGCGTCGACCGGGCCGCGTCCGGCGacgtgcgcggcggcgagccgcggGATCGGCCCGACCGTGTAGACCGGCGGCAGGAGGCGCGacagggcggcgacgacctcgcCTTCCAGCTCGTCGAACGTGTTGAGGACGACGGCGGACGGCGTGGTCCGGAGGCACTCCATGTAGGACACGTACATGGCAAGCACGGCGTCGTCGGGGTCCGTCGTGCGGATGAAGCTGCCGAAGTCGCGCAGGCGCATGTCCGCCGGCAACCCCGGCACCCAGTCGACCACCGTGCTGTCGAGGTGGCCATTGCTCAGCTGCTCAGCATCTGCTCATGGTCATGGACAACGGACGAACACTTAGCAAGATGCATCAATGGACAGAGAAAAATCGTGTTTCTACTTTCTTGCCACACCTTTGAGAGGAACAAGGCCTCGGTCGATGAGCTGCTGGTAGTGCAGGGACGACAGGAGGCCGCAGGCGCTGGGCACCCAGGGCACCACCGTCGGAAGGCCCATGTCCCTGGCGGCGAGCAAGATGTGGTCCATGTCGGAGACGACGCAGGTGGCCGGGtcaccggaggcggcggcgtcgtcgagcACGTTCTTGAAGTGCGGCACGGTTGACCTTATGGCGACGAGCAGGGGGAGCATGCCGGGGGGAGCGTCGGCGTCCCCGTCTAACGGCAGGCCGTCGGGAACGGCGGCGAAGCGGAACCCCGGGGCGCCGTCGAGCGCGGTGGCGCCGCGCGAGCggagcacgcggcggcggttgcgctCGGAGTGGACGAAGGTGACGCGGACGCCGTCCCTGGCGTGGAGGAGCTTAGCCAGGTGCAGCGCCAGAGCGACGTGGCCCTGCACCGGGAACGGGAAGAACACGGCGTGGGCTggcgctggcgccgccgccgccgacgacgacgacatggtggccggccggccggaagGAAGAAGCGACGCCGTCGTAGAGCGCTATGGAGCTATCTTGTACTTATCCATGCAATTCTGACACCATTTGTGAAGCATCATTTTAGGAGGTGTTTAGtccgaaaaataaaaaaaaaattatgttggaAGATGTTTAAacacatgaaagaaaaaagttttatggctcacctaaaaaccgcgagataaatcttttaagtctaattaattcgtcattagcatatatgggTTACCGTAATATagttaattatggactaattaggcttaaagatttgtctcacaatttctctcataactgtataattaattttttttattttatctatatttaatgtatcatctatgttctaaaaattcgacctaatatattttggaaagaaTTTTCGGAGTAAACGGGGCCGATGGCAGCTCAAAGTGAGACATCATCATCGATCATTacatattaaattaattcgcAGGACCTGTTTCAGTTTTGGTTTTAAATTATGGAGCACACGGCACATGACCCAACACAAGCTGGCCAGACAGCACGTGGTTGCAGTTAGCTGCCATGTGCTGTGTGTTGTAATCCTAGAAACTAAGGGCGTATTTGATAGGGTGCTATAGCCTTAGCCAGGCTTATCAAATACAGCTCACCAGTATTTGGTTGTCTGTCTAGTCCAACGGGTATAGCTAGACGTGTgcaaaaaagtatataaaaaagacgTCGCGCCTGGCTGAGGAGAAAGCAGCTTTCCCTCCATTTTCTCTCACCTGGCTCCTGCGCTcatctccctctcttctctttgaCTTGGTGATTTCCCCTCGTCAAGTGGTATTCATGGATTTATTCCTCTTCGCTCCCTCTCTATGTGGTTATCTCTTTTGTCTTGTTTGTGATTCAGTTATTATTGGTTCGGATCTTAATCTAGTAAAAAGTTTGGATGGTTTGAGGGTTGGATCttgtgaaaataaaagaatgcgCATTGTGTATTATGGTGTTCACGTCTTAAAGTTAATCTCAAGTTATCTGAtcaattttttggtttggtttcttACTCGGATGCAAATATTGTTGGTTTGACAATggcataaaaatgtttttatgcaGATTTGTGGTAACCTCATCTAAGCATTGCAGGATCTGACTATTATTGTATCCATGAAATGGAACACCTTCTCTTTGAGTTAGTTGATGGCAGCTAGAACAAGTCATGTACGTGTGCAGTTAACCAAACACCTGCTTCAACGAGCCTGTCTTCACACATAcctaaaccaaacaatatcTTGCATGTGCCAGTCAGGACTAGCTAGGCCTGGCTGCTTGATACGAACCAAGCTAGAGTAAACACGGGTAATCTCACTAAGCACCCTGCGATGGAGGTGCTATAGGAGGGTTGGCTGAgctttcattttatctattccGCTAATCCACGCGGCACGTCGCGTGGCATCGCGTCTCGTTATATAGAAGCTGATCGACGGAGGCAGCACGGCCACAAGAAGCAGGCGAGGTGACAACTCACCTCTATGATCGACTGCACGCTGTCATGCCATTTTATGCTGCTCACGATTGACATGCGAGGCACTGAATGTGAGATATACAATACTACTTCCTCCTTTCAAAATTACCACGGACACATAAAGAATTATAACCactttttcatttaaattatCTTAGTACATACTATGTATAACATTTTGataaagaatttaaaataaaataaatttataaaaaaatatgctactacctccgtttcatattgtgagactttctagtcttgcctaaatttatcaattgatgattacatatatatatatatatatatatgaagcctCTATCCTAtcaccaggtgtagctactcccttcacgtctaaggtaaAAAACATttgctcccacccaacagaaagtatagacactattaaaagaaaatttagatTCTACTactaggtgtagctactccctgcacgtgtatgataaaaaacattttcataactgtttctgctctcacccaacagaaagtatagatattattaaatcttatgtgaatgatacaactacatgtatagagtttgtactttctgttagaagagaaaagaaatatgtataaaggtgtttctgcaccttagacgtaaAGGAAGTAGCTACACttggtagtaggatagagacttgtgtgtgtttagattaattaacatatatataaatctagataaggctagaaagtcttatattctgaaacggaaggagtacttAGTATAtacttgcatgcatgttttatcttatgaaatagaaaaagaaagttaGCTACACTTATGTACGAGTATCACATCGGTCGGTACAGACGTACTGTTGGCTTGATCAGTTTCAATcattttaagaaaagaaattatgcCGCAACCCCTAATAGAGTAAGTAATTGTCACCTCAACAATGATAGGAGGAGAGGTACGCGCTAATTAAATTATCTTTCTTACTCCACATTTAGGATGGCAAATAATCATCATAATTTGTAGCCCACACACCGGTGTCCACAAATTTAGTCGTGTGGGATCATATCGATGTTACTGTACAACCACCTGTGCAGTGTTGCCCGCATGCACCCAACCAAATAAGTGACCACCGTGTTAGGCTTGACTTGACTGATAGCCCACCTAACCACAAACATTGATGCAGGTTCATATATGGTAATCTGGCCACACTTCTAAATTAGGCACAACCACAGTGAGGTAATACGCTATTTTCAGTACATTGACAGGTCATGGATGTCTAGTACAGCCATTGGTCCCAATCAAATTCCCCGCCatgtcttttcgcttttatacttataagcaaaatgctgaattttcaactttagatTTGCAGTAGATTTTAggcttttttattgtagttttttttgtctttatttttaaatcgttaagaacatatttataaaagttttactcataacttattttttatttgcaaatatgtcgtttggtttttctctaataagccaaacaatcacccctgaGTAATCGACCTATATAGTAaccgatttttatttttttatttttaattttaaaactaaattacattaaattttatttttatatatgaaccaTTTAGTCAAATTACCATGTTTGGTATAACTGGATAATACTCCCAAGCCATGAGAAATTGGCGTGACAACATTATTTAGCCATGTGCAATGCCTTAGCTTAATACATGAAAATGCATACCATGATTTTTCTATCTATAAATAACTGCATATGTTGCTTGGTGAATGTGAAGAAGTAGACGGTTGTCACGGTAATAATGAGCCAAACTAGTACCATCCTTGCCACACCAGTTTAATTGACATGGTCACAAACACTAACATGCCAAGAGGACTTATCATGGTagcattattttttcataatgcTTAGTATGGCGTGGCTAAAAGGTAAACACTAACATGCCAAGAGAACTTAGCATGGTAGCACTATTTTTCCATAATGCTTAGTATGGCGTGGCTAAAAGgtttagatatataaataaagtcaGTTgaagtttagttttaaattca
This window contains:
- the LOC121056704 gene encoding (R)-mandelonitrile beta-glucosyltransferase-like, producing MSSSSAAAAPAPAHAVFFPFPVQGHVALALHLAKLLHARDGVRVTFVHSERNRRRVLRSRGATALDGAPGFRFAAVPDGLPLDGDADAPPGMLPLLVAIRSTVPHFKNVLDDAAASGDPATCVVSDMDHILLAARDMGLPTVVPWVPSACGLLSSLHYQQLIDRGLVPLKDAEQLSNGHLDSTVVDWVPGLPADMRLRDFGSFIRTTDPDDAVLAMYVSYMECLRTTPSAVVLNTFDELEGEVVAALSRLLPPVYTVGPIPRLAAAHVAGRGPVDALGASLWPEDSRCLEWLRGKPPRSVLYVNFGSIVVVTREQLVELAWGLAASGHQFLWVIRDDQAKNGGGGDPADMFPPEFAEAAAKGRCYLTRWCPQEAVLQHDAIGAFLTHCGWNSMLDGICNGVPMLCYPLGADQETNCRYARTEWRIGAEVGESIEREAVARMVREVMGEDRGKEMRRRAMEWKEKAAMAVAPGGSSWVNLEKLVKEMFLSTD
- the LOC102713595 gene encoding LOW QUALITY PROTEIN: U-box domain-containing protein 73-like (The sequence of the model RefSeq protein was modified relative to this genomic sequence to represent the inferred CDS: substituted 1 base at 1 genomic stop codon) codes for the protein MADRLRLDMEIREKIKVRREAGRFSVGSSNSNSSTCSSNQAAAADVARNQEPLCPPALRSEEFFHHGWEGTAVDAAMEPEELAERMESRRHLQRGYSGLLGSPSSSPLPLPPRLWSSAPTSPRTTPWSSLHDPPAARAAGTSSSSPRDNGPSRTAAADEARSKQHPAKGPTRSDYVAMMRTALAKFQDDASAEDGEATAAASAVMEQAMTGLMDLTYRKAKPPELPYEFATRWPIPVDDDEVLQARIMSDPVILASGYSVDQSYHNYQKQHSPRTNTITDHSSPHTLSIPNHLLHDMISAWCLDHWDLSPPITPDEGSVPMDSTEKHIERILEKFSGNYASQIEALNQIQELSKTTKGVQPCLAKFPDLIPVLINLRKKYKSSWTRDLEEARLTVILNLTLHRQNREILAGRSELPGALKIIAQKAYSLGRPASSLAKVASVVAILSEFCVFRKRMLDTGGMKMLRDMLKMKDTVVITEAATAILALCTDYESKLSAQVYNVPEMLLKCHLFTDEILRLLDCVPRSPYVFKKICNQALQLVNIIMADHAFGPVTSKGIHSAISLVYDIVERDVGKMKVLKNMEDFKERLRQLSSDRMPMQTMFQVESIISTLSEVFPATTVXRQSQEPSGSYLYSHG